A DNA window from Macadamia integrifolia cultivar HAES 741 chromosome 4, SCU_Mint_v3, whole genome shotgun sequence contains the following coding sequences:
- the LOC122077379 gene encoding 40S ribosomal protein S9-2-like: protein MVHVNFYRNYGKTFKKPRRPYEKERLDSELKLVGEYGLRCKRELWRVQYALSRIRNAARELLTLDEKNPRRIFEGEALLRRMNRYGLLDESQNKLDYVLALTVENFLERRLQTLVFKSGMAKSIHHARVLIRQRHIRVGRQVVNIPSFMVRMDSQKHIDFSLTSPLGGGRPGRVKRKNMKAAAKKAAGGDGEEEDED, encoded by the exons ATGGTGCACGTTAACTTCTATAGGAACT ATGGGAAGACTTTCAAGAAGCCTCGTCGTCCATACGAGAAGGAACGTTTAGATTCGGAGTTGAAGCTTGTCGGAGAGTATGGACTCCGATGTAAGAGGGAACTGTGGAGGGTTCAGTATGCACTTAGCCGCATCCGTAATGCTGCGAGGGAGCTTCTTACTCTTGATGAGAAGAATCCCCGCCGGATCTTTGAGGGTGAGGCCCTTCTTCGCAGGATGAATAGGTACGGGCTTTTGGACGAGAGCCAGAACAAGCTCGATTATGTCTTGGCTCTTACTGTGGAGAACTTCCTTGAGCGCCGTCTCCAGACTCTTGTGTTCAAGTCGGGTATGGCGAAGTCCATTCATCACGCCCGGGTTCTTATCAGGCAGAGGCATATCAG AGTTGGGAGGCAGGTGGTTAACATTCCATCGTTCATGGTTAGAATGGACTCTCAGAAGCATATTGATTTCTCACTCACAAGCCCCCTTGGAGGTGGTCGCCCTGGACGTGTGAAGAGAAAGAATATGAAGGCAGCTGCAAAGAAGGCTGCTGGTGgggatggagaagaagaggatgaggatTAA
- the LOC122076088 gene encoding transcription factor ILI3-like produces MSSRRSRASRHREEDEINNHILKLQAAISQIQRTGTTSRASASKILKETCNFIKKLHREMEDLSERLSVLMASIDTNSAEAEVLISLLMQR; encoded by the exons ATGTCTAGCAGAAGATCAAGAGCTTCAAGACacagagaagaagatgagatcAACAATCACATCCTCAAACTACAAGCTGCGATATCGCAGATCCAACGGACGGGCACAACTAGCAGG GCATCCGCATCGAAGATTCTGAAGGAAACCTGCAATTTCATAAAGAAGCTTCACAGGGAGATGGAGGACCTCAGTGAGAGACTGTCTGTATTGATGGCCTCTATTGACACCAACAGTGCTGAAGCAGAAGTTCTGATAAGTTTACTCATGCAACGATAG